The Thermococcus sp. 4557 genomic sequence CAGCCTCGGCCTGACCCATGAAGCCTCCGCCCTCGACCTTGACGTCGATGTCGACCTTGCCAACGATCTCCTCGCCGGCAATGACGAGCGGCTCCATGATGGTGAAGCGTGCTATCTCCGGCTCGATTATCTCAACCGGCTTGTGGTTGATCCTGACGCGACCCTTTCCTTCCCTGATGGTGGCCCTCGCGATGGCCGTCTTCCTCTTACCAGCAGTCTGGATGACCTTCATTTTCTCTCACCTCAGAACTTTCCACCGAGGAACTTGGCAACCTCTCCAACGGTAACGTACTTCGGGGTTGCGATCCTCGAGCTGTGGGCCTCGCTTATGGTCTCAAGCTCCCTGCCCTCGAACTCCTTCGGAACACCGACGTAAACCTTGAGCCTCTTGAAGGCCTTCCTTCCGCGGTCGGTCTTCCAGGGGAGCATTCCCCTGACGGTTCTCCTGACTATCTCGTCGCTCCTCTTCGGGTAGAACGGACCCTTCCTCGGGTTGGTCCTGGTCCTCAGTCCGGTCCTCTGCTTGTACTTGGCGAAGATGTCCTCGCGGTTTCCGGTGATGATGGCCTTCTCGGCGTTGACAATGACGACCTCCTCGCCCTCGAGGAGCATCTTGGCGACCTTCGAGGCGAGCCTTCCGAGTATGAGTCCTTCAGCGTTAATTATCCTCATGGCCCATCACTCCATTATGATTACTCCACTACCCTTCGGGTTTCTCTCGATGAGCTCCTCAATGGTGAGGACCTCTCCACCGGCCTCGACTATCTTCTTCTTGGCCGTCTCGCTGAACTTCCAGGCGGCAACGGTGACCTTGTGCTCGAGCTTTCCTGCACCGAGGACGCTTCCGGGAACGATGACGGTGTCGCCGTCCTTGGTGTAGCGGTTGATCCTGCTGACGTTCACTTCAGCCCTCTGCCTCCTGGGCCCCTCAAGGCGCCAGGCTATGTCCTTCCATATCTTAACCCCTTCCTCGTTAGACTTCTTTCTGAGGTAGCGGATGAGCCTCCTCAGGTTGATGTCAGTGGGTCCGGTTCTCTTGACCATGAACATACCTCCTTAACACTCTCTCGCAGGTGGGAAACCGACAGGTCCAACGGGGTGAGCGTAAATACTGGTGCGGGGGCGGGGATTTGAACCCCGGAACCCCTACGGGACGGGACCCTGAATCCCGCGCCTTTGGCCAGGCTCGGCTACCCCCGCGTCAGTCCGCTAATTTATGGAGTTCGCTTATAAATCTATCGCTCTTCCTCATGAGGATTTTGAGGGCTATGGTCACGATTTCCTCAACCGGAAGTTCCCCATTGGTCTCGACGGTGAAGACAAAGGCGTTGGGTACGGTCTCCTCCCAGATTTTCTCCCCCACGTAGGCGTCAAACTTCCGTGGAAGGTAGAACGCCTTGATCGTGGTTATAACGAGCTCCCCGTCGGTCTCCTCCGCCGGAAGACCGCGCCTCTCGGCGAGCTCCTTGAGCTCCTTCCAGTCGGGAACTTCCTTGCTAACGTGAATCCTGGTGAGGTACTTGTAGTAGACGAAGCCGGGCTGCCACTTGGCGTGGTCCTTTCCGCGGCCGAGTTTTGCGTAGGCGTTAAACGTAAGCCTCTGACCCTCGGCGAGCTTGACTATCGGGATGTTGGGGTTGGCGGGCTTCACGCCCTCATCGCTGCTCTTAAGGTCGCCGGAGTAAACCATTCCGGGGCCCTCTGCCTCGAGGGAGAGCGTAACCGTGTACTCGTCAAGCTCAAGTGAATCGAGGGAGAACCTCTCGTGGGGAGTGGTGAGCGGTATCATACCCACCCTGTGGGCGATTATCTCATCGAAGAGGGCGGAATCGTTCTCGAAGAACTCAACCTCATCCACCGCAAAGGTCGGGACGTCCGCGAGGATGGTCCTCCTCAGGGCGTTGGCGAAGGGCACATCAACTCCCTCAACGATGAACTTAATCGAGTCCTCCCTTTTCTCAAGAATCTGAAACTTTGGCTCCATCGGCATCACCAAAAAAGAAGTTGTTGGGGGTCAGACGCGCCTGCCCCTTCTTCCGCCCTTCGGCCTAGTGCCGTCGTGCGGAATCGGGGTGGCGTCCTCAACCCTTCCGATCCTGAGGCCGGCCCTGGAGAGGGCACGGATGGCGGCCTGGGCACCCGGTCCCGGGCTCTTGCTCCTGCTTCCACCGGGGGCGCGGACCTTGATGTGGACTCCGGTGAAGCCCTTCTCCATGGCCTCCTCGGCGGCCCTCCTGGCGGCTATCATAGCCGCGTACGGGGAGGGCTCGTCCCTGTCGGCCTTGACGACCATACCACCGCTCCACCTGCTGACGGTCTCGGCCCCGGTGAGGTCGGTGATGTGGATGATGGTGTTGTTGTAGGAGGAGTAGATGTGGGCAACTCCCCACTTCTCCTTCTTCTTAAGGTTAACCTGCTGCTGAACTTCCTCGCTCATGAGGCCTCACCCTGCTTAGCCTGTTCAATAACCATCCTCTCGGGGTGGCTCTCCTTAGCGAAAGGAGAGGCCTTCGAGTAGGTTATGGTGTCTTCCTCCTCCCTGAGGACGAGGTAGCCAGGAGAGCGTATTATCTGGCCGTTTATCTCGATGTGGCCGTGAACTATGAGCTGCCTGGCCTGTCCGATGGTCCTGGCGAGGCCCTTCTTGTAGACGAGAGTCTGAAGGCGCCTGTCGAGGACGTCCTCAACCGTCAGGGAGAGAACGTCATCGAGAGCGGCATCGGCCGGAAGGAGACCGAGCCTGTTGAGCCTCTGGAGGAGCTGGGCCCTCTCAACCTCGGCCTGCCTGCCGCGGGCGGCAAGGAGGCGCCTGGCCCTACGCCTGAACTCCTTGAGCTGGGTCTCGTGCCTCCAGAGCTCCTTCTTGTTCTTGAGGGCGTACTTCTTCATGAGGACTCTCTCACGGTCGAGCCTCTCCTTAATCCAGGGGTGAGAGGGAGTCTCGTACCTCTTCCTCTGCCTCTTAGGGTCTCCCATCTACATCACCTCACTTCTTCCTTCTGCTCACACCGAGGGTGCTGCCGTGCCTGAAGTTCGACCTGGTCCTCTGGCCGCGGAGCGGGAGGCCGAGCTCGTGCCTTATGCCGCGGTAAGCGCGTATTCTCCTGAGCCTGTTAACGTCCTCACGCCAGGCCATGACGAGCTTGGCGGTGATGAGGTGCATGTCCTTGCCGGTCTCGTAGTCCTTCTGCCTGTTAACGGCCCAGGCGGGTATACCGTGGGCGATCGGGTCCTCGAGCACCTTCTCAATCTTCTTGACCTGCTCGTCGGTCAGGTAACCGGTCTTCATGTACGGGTCGATTCCTGCAACCCTGAGCACCATCGTAGCGAAGTTTATGCCTATACCCCTGATGCCCGTGAGGGCCCATCTCAGCTGCTTATTTCCGTCCAAATCAACTCCCGCTACACGGACGATGTGTCTGAAGTTGTCCGTCATTACGAATACACCTCCATCTCAATCCTTCAGAGAGGATTTTGGCGCCGGGACGGGGATTTGAACCCCGGTGTCCAAGCGGACACGGGCTCTCAAGGCCCGCGCCATCCCAGGCTAGGCGATCCCGGCATACACGCGGTAGCCGCTCCCCTTAGCCAGCTCTCTCACTTCGGTGAAGTGGTCATCCATTAGAGCCTTAATATACTTTGCCCCCTGCTTCGTCTTAATCACCAGCTGCAGGAGGCCTCCATCGTTGAGATGCCGGGGAGCGTTTATAACTATTTCCCTCAGCACTTCCTTCCCCGCGTGTACCGGGGGATTAGTGATGATCGCGTTGAACCTTTCGCCCCTGACGGGCTCGTAGAGGCTTCCCCACCTCACCTCGGCGTTTCTAACGCCGTTGATTTTTAAGTTTTTCCTCGCTATGCTAACCGCGCGCCTGTTCACGTCGGTCATGACGACATGGCTCACGAAGCGCGATGCAGCAATTCCTATCGCCCCGTAGCCGCAGCCCAGGTCGAGGACGCGCCAGCCCTCATCGAGTATCATGCTCTCTATGAGCAACTCCGTTCCCCTGTCGAGCTTCCCGAATGAAAAGACCCCACTGGCGGTTATGAACTTGAAACACTGCCCCCTGAGGCAGACCTCTATGGTCTTCGTCTTCAGTGGAACGTTCGGCTCTTCTGAGTAGTAGTGGCTCATGTGGGGTGCTTCGTTGAGGGGTTTATAAAGGTGAACCTCCAGCCAAACGCCAGAGGGTGTCCCCAACCACAGCTCCAACGAGCATGAAGGCCGTTCCGAGGGACATAACGATTAGGACCTTCTTAACCCCCAGCGGTGCCGGCCTTTCAACCACCGGCGTGCGGGCGGATAGTATCATGCCGTAGAGCCCCATGGCACCCCCGCCGAGCAGCACCAAGCCGCTCCAGGCACCGTTCAGGACCATTTCGATGAAGAATCCAAAGATTGCTCCAAAGAGGAAGAACTCACCGCGCGACATCGGCACTATACGATGAGCCAGGTAAAGCCCCGTCCCAATCCCCACGAAGACCGGAACGGATATCGTCAGATCGTGCGCCAAGCTTGTCGCCCTGCCCCCGAGTCCACCCCCGTTCAGGGTTACCAGCGTTTCCTCAAACAGCGCCATCAGAAAAACGGCAAGAAGATACGCGAAACCTGGATGGTTCCCAGACCACTCCGATTTTCCAAAAACCCTGGGTAAAGCTACCGCCGTGAGCCACACGAGGAGGAGTATCACCGAACTGAGGACGTTTCTGGGGGAGCACTCAAGAAGGCCGAGGAGCAGAAAGAGCAGAACATCGAGCCAGAACCAGAGGAGGATGAACCTCACAAGGAGCCCTACCCCTCGGGTCTCAACCGGGGAAGAAAAGGTATCGAGAAAGTGAAAAAGCTGGGACAAGTCCCTCACCAGAGTTTGGGATACCAGTCCCTTGGCATAAAGACCTTGTCCACGTCAACCGCTATACCCTTGCTCCGCTGGAGCATCTCACCGCTTGTCATGGTGGCCTTGCCGAGTGCAACGAGTTCATCCTTGAGGGTCATGACCGCAACGAGGTCGCCCCTCTTGATGCCCTTGTTGAGCTTCACTATTCCCGGAACGGCCAGGTCGGCACCGTAGGTTACAGCGGCAACGGCAGAGTCCCTAATCCACACCTTGGGGAGATGCTCAACGGCTTTCTCCATCGGCTGGATGGCCTTCCTGAAGTACTCCTCGATGCCGTCGTCCTTCCAGAAGTGATAGTAGTCTATGAGGTCGTGGAGCGTCACGAGGGTTTCGTCCTCCTTGAAGGGACCACTTCTCGTCCTCCTCAGCTCGGCCATGTGCGCTCCAACTCCCAAGGCAAGGCCTATGTGGTGGATGAGCGACCTGATGTAGGTTCCTGCTTCGACTCCAACGCGGAAGAGGACGTCCTTACCATCGATCTCGAGTATCTCAATGTAGTAGACCTTCCTCGTCCTCAGCCTTCTCTTGACCGCGCTCCTCAGGGGCGGCCTCTGGATTATCTCGCCCTCGAATTCCTTCATAACCGCGCGGATTTTATTCTCAGGAACGTCACCGTGGAGGTGCATCAACGCGACATACTCCTTTCCAGCAGGCAGGAGGGCCTGGACGACCCTTGTGGCCCTCTCAAGCGCCACAGGCAGAACGCCGCTGACCTTCGGGTCGAGGGTTCCGCCGTGGCCGGCCTTGTTCAGGTCGAAGAGCCTCTTGATCCAGGCAACGACCTCATGGCTCGTCGGTCCGGGGGGCTTGTCGAGGTTTATTATCCCGAACTGCATGTGCATCTCCATGGGCCTCTTCTCCGGCGGAAAGCCCCACTTCGGATTCGTCTCGGCCTTCTCGTCCTTAACCAGAACCTCTCGCTTTATGTCAGCGGGAAGGATCCTCCTCACTTCGTCCCTCGCCATGAGCATCACCCGATGAGCGTTATCGCCCTAAGTTCGGAATAGCGCCTTATAAACCTGAGCTTAGTATTTGAACCTGCAGGTGAATGCCGAGCAATCCCCATAACGTGGTATCCGTTCCCTACGAGTCCCTCGACGAGAAGTCTCTCAATATTGCCGGTGGCACAGGTAACGAGTGCCGTTCTCATGCAACCACCGGAAGAACTTCGAAAAGCGACTTAAAAGCGTTGAGAAGTAAGAAGAGGCCAGAAGGCCTCAACAATTCACTCGAGGCTGATTCCAGCCTGCTCAAGGGCGGCCTTGACGGCCTCGTCGTCGGCGCCGCGCTCGATGCTGACCTTCTCCGGAAGGGGCTCGAGGTGCTTGACGTTCATCCTCCTGCGCTTGACCTTGTTGAGGCCAGCGCCGGTAACGAGGACGAAGTTCCTGTCGATGACGTCAACGACGACGACCTTCTCTCCGGCCCTCCTTCCGGCGATTATAACGGCAAGCCTTCCGACTTCCATAGCTGGCATTCATCCCACCTCCTCATCTTTTGTTGCCCGGGTTTGCACCCGACCCCGCGTCACCGTCGGGGTATAGGTGGTCGATGGCGGCCTTCACAATCGCGAAGACGCCATCGGGATTCCAATGGGCGGTATTTATGATCAAGTCATAAATCGACTTGTCGTCGATGTCAATTCCATAGAGGTTTAAATACCTTTTCCTGTTGCCCTTCTCACGCTCGGCAATTCCCACAAAGGCCTCCTCAACGGAGACTCCCTCACGGCGGGCAACGCGCCTTG encodes the following:
- a CDS encoding 30S ribosomal protein S9, translated to MKVIQTAGKRKTAIARATIREGKGRVRINHKPVEIIEPEIARFTIMEPLVIAGEEIVGKVDIDVKVEGGGFMGQAEAARVAIARALVEWTNDMNLKDKFMKYDRTMLVGDSRRTEMHKPNRSTKGPRAKRQKSYR
- the rplM gene encoding 50S ribosomal protein L13, which produces MRIINAEGLILGRLASKVAKMLLEGEEVVIVNAEKAIITGNREDIFAKYKQRTGLRTRTNPRKGPFYPKRSDEIVRRTVRGMLPWKTDRGRKAFKRLKVYVGVPKEFEGRELETISEAHSSRIATPKYVTVGEVAKFLGGKF
- a CDS encoding 50S ribosomal protein L18e — protein: MVKRTGPTDINLRRLIRYLRKKSNEEGVKIWKDIAWRLEGPRRQRAEVNVSRINRYTKDGDTVIVPGSVLGAGKLEHKVTVAAWKFSETAKKKIVEAGGEVLTIEELIERNPKGSGVIIME
- a CDS encoding DNA-directed RNA polymerase subunit D → MEPKFQILEKREDSIKFIVEGVDVPFANALRRTILADVPTFAVDEVEFFENDSALFDEIIAHRVGMIPLTTPHERFSLDSLELDEYTVTLSLEAEGPGMVYSGDLKSSDEGVKPANPNIPIVKLAEGQRLTFNAYAKLGRGKDHAKWQPGFVYYKYLTRIHVSKEVPDWKELKELAERRGLPAEETDGELVITTIKAFYLPRKFDAYVGEKIWEETVPNAFVFTVETNGELPVEEIVTIALKILMRKSDRFISELHKLAD
- a CDS encoding 30S ribosomal protein S11 gives rise to the protein MSEEVQQQVNLKKKEKWGVAHIYSSYNNTIIHITDLTGAETVSRWSGGMVVKADRDEPSPYAAMIAARRAAEEAMEKGFTGVHIKVRAPGGSRSKSPGPGAQAAIRALSRAGLRIGRVEDATPIPHDGTRPKGGRRGRRV
- a CDS encoding 30S ribosomal protein S4 — translated: MGDPKRQRKRYETPSHPWIKERLDRERVLMKKYALKNKKELWRHETQLKEFRRRARRLLAARGRQAEVERAQLLQRLNRLGLLPADAALDDVLSLTVEDVLDRRLQTLVYKKGLARTIGQARQLIVHGHIEINGQIIRSPGYLVLREEEDTITYSKASPFAKESHPERMVIEQAKQGEAS
- a CDS encoding 30S ribosomal protein S13, which codes for MTDNFRHIVRVAGVDLDGNKQLRWALTGIRGIGINFATMVLRVAGIDPYMKTGYLTDEQVKKIEKVLEDPIAHGIPAWAVNRQKDYETGKDMHLITAKLVMAWREDVNRLRRIRAYRGIRHELGLPLRGQRTRSNFRHGSTLGVSRRKK
- a CDS encoding class I SAM-dependent methyltransferase, which produces MSHYYSEEPNVPLKTKTIEVCLRGQCFKFITASGVFSFGKLDRGTELLIESMILDEGWRVLDLGCGYGAIGIAASRFVSHVVMTDVNRRAVSIARKNLKINGVRNAEVRWGSLYEPVRGERFNAIITNPPVHAGKEVLREIVINAPRHLNDGGLLQLVIKTKQGAKYIKALMDDHFTEVRELAKGSGYRVYAGIA
- a CDS encoding RNA-guided pseudouridylation complex pseudouridine synthase subunit Cbf5 produces the protein MARDEVRRILPADIKREVLVKDEKAETNPKWGFPPEKRPMEMHMQFGIINLDKPPGPTSHEVVAWIKRLFDLNKAGHGGTLDPKVSGVLPVALERATRVVQALLPAGKEYVALMHLHGDVPENKIRAVMKEFEGEIIQRPPLRSAVKRRLRTRKVYYIEILEIDGKDVLFRVGVEAGTYIRSLIHHIGLALGVGAHMAELRRTRSGPFKEDETLVTLHDLIDYYHFWKDDGIEEYFRKAIQPMEKAVEHLPKVWIRDSAVAAVTYGADLAVPGIVKLNKGIKRGDLVAVMTLKDELVALGKATMTSGEMLQRSKGIAVDVDKVFMPRDWYPKLW
- a CDS encoding 50S ribosomal protein L14e: MPAMEVGRLAVIIAGRRAGEKVVVVDVIDRNFVLVTGAGLNKVKRRRMNVKHLEPLPEKVSIERGADDEAVKAALEQAGISLE